Genomic DNA from Pectinophora gossypiella chromosome 20, ilPecGoss1.1, whole genome shotgun sequence:
AAATCACACACTGTAAAACAGCAGCACATATACATAAGGCAATAACTGATAAGCTCTAATAGGATTGTATAAAATTGATTAGCATTAAATTATGTTAATTGTACTAGGGGTCAGGCACTTCCTATATTGATAGTAGTTGTTTACCAGTTTAAGTGCGGTACCAACACAGACTAGACTGGAGATCACTAAATGCTGTTGCGAATACCCGTCGTTAAGAAATTGTAACAAAGTGGGTCATTTTTTAAATGCATTGCTGaaagtaattacaaaataaataacatctttTACATAATTCCCAGTAAATGTATTAACGTGTACATCTAACGGTAATAGGGAATAGTGGTGCAGGATACAacaatagaattaaaaaaaatataaagtatcgGAATAAGTAGAGCACGAAAATAATGTATACAATAAAGTGAAAGGGTGCCGAAACGAAACTCTCGTTATGTGGCGAATGCAGCAATATTCGCAATGCACGGACCTACTTAAAGTAGTCCCAttgtttatttaacttatttagatAACGATGTCGATGCAAATAAAGAGGAATAACTTTCCAACACAAAATTAACTACCGAAACATTTGTACACTTGCAAGAGAAAATAGGTACTCACCAATCTCGAGAATCACTCGGGAATAGGTGCTTTTGTCAGCCCCGTGATCCCATACTTAACAAACTAAGATGATCACagtaaaattacatttacaaCAATTTATTTCCACAAAATTTATTTACGAGAAAACACAGACCTACGCTCGATCAACAGCCATAATCGAGCATAGACAAAGTAGAGTTACCATAGAAAATAAAAGATTGACAAGCGCATCTATTATGTAAACAGTTCCTTATAAGATACcaacaaatgtttataatacatTGCAGAGAAACTATTGATCTTATTCTTTGGATTGCATAAGAAACGCAATGTAAATAGTAATTGTTGTTATAACATCTGTAAAAATCCTGATCTCACACCACCGAATTGCCTTCGCCGGCagtgaaattacattttgcgcTCAATTTACACTTACTGTACttcgtaaaaatattttacacaaaaatagcgatcacaaaaaaaatacattttcatatAGGCAGGCATCAACCGTTATGTGAATTAAATGGTGCTTCGTTTTCATGTATGTGACACTGACACTAGCTGGTGGTGGTGTAGCTGTGTGCGACAATTAATTTACAATTAACTGCttcataaaagtaaaaataaatatctatggataacctcaaaaataaaaaaatgtcaatgtcaaaacaaaaacatatgagtgcttttataatttaccaacttacatatttttaaattaaaatgagatTATCACTTGTATTGTTCCGACGTAACCGCATGCCTAATGGCCATATATTTCGTGGAAAAGACCGTTTAGTTAAGAAAGTGGAACCTAAGCATTTACGCAAAATGCAGCAGGAATTAGCTATTGAAGAGCAAAACATGTTCTATCTGAGGTTTCCTTACCTCACAGAGGTATGTAACGTTGTTGTATTTCCATTAACATGAATAAATTTTGTGGCGAATATTGTATATTGGTTCTGACTTGATTCTTATGAAATCGCTAAGAAGGGTACtaaatcatagaataaacagtAATACTACGTAACTATAGGTTTAGATACATAACGAACATGCAGGTATGAATACTCAACTATGTTGAATCGTCAAGATTACCTAGCTACAGAGGTAATTTTGATAACTCCGGTTTCAGGTTAAAgatttatttctcaaaagaattaCAAATTCACTTAATATGAGAAACATTAAGACAGTATATATTAGCTTATAGTTATCCAAGAGTTTATACAAACATGCTATTACTACTtaactaaaagaaaaaaaagaaaataatacaaaaataggtatatatgtaATCCTCTAGttaataaaactttaattttttacgtatatattatggtatatattatgttacgttGCTGCTATATAGGTTTTAAGTTTGTTCTTAAAAGAAGTCATGGtttcagtatttttaatttcttttggcAAGCTGTTATAAATCTGCGCTCcctcatataatatatttttaatgccaTAAGTTTTAGTTCTAGGTCCACGTAATACAATATTATCTTTGTTCCTTGTATTATGCTTGTGGGTCTTTTTGGTGAAAGTGATGTCTGAGTGAATGGTTTTATGTAAAATTTTCCTTACCAGTAtgcatgtgttatatttatataattgcgataaattaaagtattttgttttattataaattatttcagtTGGTGTTAAGTAATCTATGCGATACAGGACCTTTATTAGCTTATTTTGTGAGGTTTGGAGTTTCTTAAGATTGGTTTTAGCGGCAGAGCCCCAAATTTGTACCAAATATTCCAAATGTGGTTTGACTAAAGAATTGTAGATAGTGTCTCTTAAGTTATATGGTATACAATGAGACATTCTGTGCATAGCACCTGTAAGTGCTACTATTTTAGATCGAATGTATTTAATGTGGGCTGCCCATGTCAGTTTATCATCAAGTACTAGGCCAAGGTATTTTTCTTGatgtgattgattgattttaatGTTGTTTATGGTAAGGTTTAATTCACTGATCCAGACCTCTGTAACACGGTTCTATAATGCTTGTGTATTTATTTTCAGGCTGAAAGTGCAGGACATGCTAAAGCTCTCGGGAAACCTGAAAAGCGAACAGAACAAGTCCTGAGCAGCAAGGCGAAGCTGTTTAAAGAGGATGTCACATTGTATGAACGCCTTGGTCATCTCAGAGTAAAGGAATCATGGGAttagtttatgataatttaGTTTATGCTTAGTTTACTTGTATAGTTAGAAATATATTGAGTTCAATTGaaacagttttattattatttatattcttttctaCTTTAGTATAttaatgttgcaatataattatCCTTTATATCTGTTAAGAGTTGACAGCGACAGCTAAAACTCTTTagaacaaatatttttgaaacatttacataaataattgtTTGTGTGTGTCATGTACCATGTCTACATGACTGGTGTATCGGACTATTGGTCCCATGGTTGCAAGTTATCTTCTTACTACTTgtgtctgcccaccccattagataCTGCTACATACAGGCAtgaagtttatgttttatatatgtataatacagAATTCTTGTTAGTTTATTGTCTTTATTGCTGTTTATCTTCTAAACGTTGCTCTTGAAACCCTGTTAGGGAGATTAAGGGCATTAGATTTATGTGTGTGTTTAGTTTGTGTCTTTTTATTTAGAGCTGATACAatttaaacacattttttacttttttaatattttttatttattaacaacaaactaaatataataaaacagctCCAGCAGAATGTTAACaatagaaaatattaaaatgacaCTGCAATTGTACATATTTGttgaaacaattatttattcttaacTTAAATATTGTGATGTTTATTGTATAAAAGCAGAAGCAAAGGAACATAGTATTTTTGTAACAGTGGCATATACTTTGCATTACAGTTTATAGTCATAAGACTGATATTTATAAATCACagataaatcataaaaactTCTACATTTCAAATGTACTTAAACAATGTATTGCCAAACATAATTATCTTCTTAGTTATACATCGAGaaatggatatattttttaatttattatctatttcTTATAGATTATTATAATCTAAAATGGTAAGAGGCAAGCCTCTTTAAAAGCACTTTATAATGGCGCCGATTCcggcagacacatcctaattttattttaagttatacctgtcattttcttatccgccgaataggaaagggtcggatgattgacaactgtttgaaatgaatgaataacccgggcgattaAAATGGGCAtgtcgctcatatgcaatccgtttgacgtgtgctgtcgacgtaattctgtcgggttattggccaatatggCAGAATaatcgtttctgaacgatgcagccacaaacaagaaaatagaatattgaccaatataaaatattggaaaggttttttaaatttctgtctaaaatggatgtgttccataaattttatgcctgtcgattacccgtctctttccttttcgacggatcagaaaatgacaggtataacttaaaataaacttaagacagtgtgtactggaatcagcaccaatgtataCTTAAATACACATTTTCTGGTTACCCTTAAAAACATTTGATAccgtaaataacaaaatatagttGGACCAAACTTTAACTAGATAAGTACTGtagattataaaaatattcgaattattttaaatactgtTTCAGTGTTTCAACAACATTACCCTGAAATGATTCGTTCCACATCAAGCTGGAAAGAAGATAATACATTTGATGGCAAGTTTGACACTTGGCTTATAGtcgaaataaatgtaaaattggTATTGTTAGTTGATGTGCTGCGTCCAAGCAAAGGGGTCGTCTTTCAAATCTTTCTTACTGAGCGTCTTTCCTTGGTGCAGCAGCTCCGCGAACTGAGACACAACGGGGTCCCGCATGCATGACGCCACCGCAATCACTTTGTCCTTCTCATCAAAGAAGAATATTACGAACTTCAATTCTTCAATGTCTCCTACAACTTGCGTGCTAGCGGGCTTGCCGCAGCCCGCGTACCGAATGGACTTGCCGAACACCATCGTCCAGAAGAACGGAACAGTTTTCAGTACAGTTTCTTTCTTAAGAATATTAAGTGCTGCGACTCTCCCGTGGTACTGCGAGAGCCCGACATGTCCTATACTCATTTGTTTATTGCCGGCGGCAAAAACGGGCGCGTATGCGATGTCGCCGCCCGCGTACACGTGGGGCACGTTGGTTTCCAGCTTATCGTTGACGGTAACCGCACCGTTCGGTTGCAGCGCTATACCACTATCTTCCAGGAAGTCTGTGTAGAAGGTGGTTCCCACGCCCAATATGAGCATGTCCGCGGGCAGTGTGGTTCCATTGGCGAGTTCAACGGACTttatcacgcctttttccccgATACACTTCTTTATTGTCGTACTGAAATGGAACTTTACTCCCTTCTCCTCGAAGAGCTTTCGTAGACGATTGCCAATTTCACTTCCGAATATCTGTCCGAGAGGGGCGGTGTCTGTGCCGACTACAGTCATAGACTTGGCTTTCGCACAGGACGAGGCGGCGGCTTCCAGGCCGATGAAGCTGAGGCCGAGGACGACCACGTCCTTGTCGTTGTTCTCTCCGAGCGTGCTCAGAATGTTCTTGGAATCCTCAAAGTTTCTCACGGTAAATATGTTCTTGAGATCCACATTGGGGATGTCTGGTACGCGCGGTTTGGATCCGGTCGCAAGGTACAGCGCTGTGAAGTTAATTTTCTTGCCGTTGCTCAGACAGACGACTTTCTCCTTCGTGTCCACTTTGGTCGCTTCTACTCCTGTTAGGATCTCGATGTTGTTGTTGTGGTAGTATTCGGCGGATCGGGCTTGTAGTTTCTCGATGTCGGTAGCGGTGCCTATTTTGGAGACTTTGATTCTGTCGTAGGGTAAGTAGGGTTCCTTGGCGAGGACGACGATGCGTCCCGTGAAACCCTCGCTGCGCAGTGTCTCGGCGCAGGTGGCGCCCGAGGGTCCGCCGCCCACCACCACCACGGTGCTGGTGTCCGACGGCGACGCCACGCCCATCTCCTTGATGCGGACGTTTGACTTGAGATCGCTGATCTTTGCTCGGACCTGGAACAGGAAAATGCCCAGAATCAAAAGCGAGCACTGTGCTATGTTTAGACGAATTACATTATGACATCATCTAAATACACTTTTACAGCAACATTCAGGAAAATTGCATTCCTAAATAGTTCCGCTTGAGTAAAACAATGGCGATGTAGCATAGTAAACAATAGCTGCGCTTGCATTAACTGCTTTTAGGTGAATTCGTCGCGACCTTGAATGAGTCAGAGCCCGCAGCAATGTTTAAAAGTCCGTATCTCGGCGGTCAACACAAGGTCAGACGCAGGTGGATTATAAGTATTACGAATACGAATATTACTATACTATGACACGTTAGATTTAAAAGGAAGCTTGAACAACCTGTTTAGCGGATATGGTGTAAGTTATTGCGCACCATTTGCTGAGAGACAGGGCGACGGCGGCCGATAGACCGGTGTTATCCTTATTTCATACTATGCCTATTTGATGgcttagtaataaaattaatgaaaatgttaagcaattttaattaaaaaaaaccttttttgcaCAAGAtgtaggtacatgtgacgcgtGTAACGTTGTGTCTAACATATCTAAATGTTGTAGCTATATTGAAAACTTAACAATAGAAAACGTTTTAAGACTCGAAATCCTGCCAATTAATTTGTAGTTTCAGCTCCGCTTTTGTTCCCAAAGcggaaaagtaaaaaaaaaaataatagtaaagtcactggctgcttttctgtttcaaattgttctttcttgtactctggtcttatctgcctaaaggttaggtaataaagttatttttacataagtcCTAAAATGGTTCCCGGGCACATcaatgtcaaattaaaattctaGTGACACGTATCTCATACGTAGCACTTACGAACTACGAAGCATCGAATCAATAAAATTACCACATAGCTACGACTAGCCGCCGTCGGATCGCCCTGTCTTTCTATAGCCACGAACGATAACTAGTCGATAGGTGCCTAataacggcctccttggtccagtggttgagcgttgggctcaagatccggaggcctcgagttcgaatcccggtggggacatatcacaaaaatcactttgtgatccctagtttggttaggacattacaggctgatcacctgattgtccgaaagtaagatgatccatgcttcggaaggcacgttaagccgttggacccggttactacttactgaagtagtatgtagtcgttacatgagccatatcaggggtgcttggcggctcagtaataaccctgacaccaggattgatgaggttggtataccacctaacaacccacacgattagaagacctctgcctaccccttatgTCTGTTATGTCTTGTGTATGATGGGGTGATAAATgtgtgtcctaaccaaattagtgaccacaaagtattttttgtgatatgtccccacggaggtttttaggcagaggtgtaagtacaataaattacattatacCATTGATGTAGATATAATACGTTTTAACACCCATTCCTCGCTATGTTTAAGTGCCATGTAGGTaattagtgttgccgaaaaatcgatagttttactatcgatagtaaacagccaaaatcatctacccaactatcgaaattaaggtcactatcgatcatacaaaactatcgatagtatcgatagcttgcgcaatatcgaagagcgatactatcgatagtattgatagttttttgtttttcaactatcgatactatcgatagtatcgatactatcgatagtttttcatcttttaactatcgatactatcgatagtatcgatactatcgttgcttatcaatagtatcgccaaaaaagagctatcgatagtatcgatactatcgattaattatcgatactatcgttttttggtaaactagttttcgatcgaactatcgatagggcactatcgagcggcaacactataGGTAATAATGGAGCGAGCCTATTACGATTaatgggcacaaatcctggaatccacgtgatattaattatctattatccaaacatgatatAGTTAACACGTAAATGAATGGCCTAATAGTCAAAATATGTATGACTATCAACGATAAAGGCATTTATCTCCATTTCCTCAATATAATGTTAGGTAAGTGCGTAATATGAATAAGCGTATACAGTATTATGTACACTCGTaaattgatttttcaaaattcgaTAACGACAGCGGTTTCGGGTAGTGAAGAACTGTTATCGCTTTCCCAATACAGAAACATATTAAAGTGACGAAACAGCTGTTACCTATGTTACTTTCGCTTTATTGATTTTGTGGTAATTACTATCATTATAGatctatataataaaaaataagcgtcatttaaaaaaaacacattctggggggttaaaatggccatatagaaacaattcatctaagaaagcaatattgctatttgacatttgtttgcattgcgcacttacttttatatgcgcaaatgtcaaattgccatATTACTTTCtaaggtgaattgcttcgatgtgggtgtgcgttaccccaacaagaaagtatctcctagagttatatgagtagaacgtatagttggtgccttatctgctgtaaatgtgcgcccacataaaaaatgtgtgccccctgtcgtttcgaaaaaaaatcgaaaaaacgattcttgctggggtaacgtttttctagcaggaaaattctaaacgaatgatcggagagagaaaaactgtacatggccagatagcttatatgtgtgccaaaatgtgcccccaaaaataaaatctgtgccccttcagattttcgagatattgcatttcctgctggagtaacgttttgatgaatagtatatctctaaaaccattgcatgtgcccctgtagaataaacatacgcgagtagctcttaatgtgtgcccctttgtgccccaattagattttagaaaatatttatagttttcaagttatcgcggttttatgaaaacccgaaaaaacatcgcagcgcctaaatgagacaaggcataacttcgctgaaaactgtattcggtctttcttgacgctaataataaccatacaaagtttcaaaaatgttcatgcatgcgtttttgaataatcttgctaaaagtaaaaacgatggtgtcataactttgacggcaaaatacaaggaactggcacaatcccagatgtgtaggtgtaaaccaaaatcttgtgcctttagtcaaaaatatatggtgaaaatattgagcttcaaatgttacgcattaagtaaatataaacaaaaaaccaaaatatgtaaacaacggctggttatccgaccaaatctgaatgactactaaaaagcgacggattcatacttaacgaggaccttctttattggacgtattatacctaagctgttgtccttacagtcgcgttcaaaagttttgagggctaattaaaaaatatattaaatgcaccttgtgactatataaatgaaacagcttgttgatgtggaaattattatttacattagtataaaaatacaggtatgtcacaaaacagtttggtcacgattttgagcatgttagtcacatgtacattttatttgaaaatggctcttataaatgtacttaatcatgtgtaaggtcatagaaacagctattaaaatataatccaataacaactttattttattagttattacttttctacttcagtgtactcaggcacaacacgtgtgaaccggttagtgagtaaagtaaagaaggtcatcgatatgtatgaatccgtcgctttttagtagtcattcaaatttggtcggataaccagccgttgtttacatattttggttttttgtttatatttacttaatgcgtaacatttgaagctcaatattttcaccatatatttttgactaaaggcacaagattttggtttacacctacacatctgggattgtgccagttccttgtattttgccgtcaaagttatgacaccatcgtttttacttttagcaagattattcaaaaacgcatgcatgaacatttttgaaactttgtatggttattattagcgtcaagaaagaccgaatacagttttcagcgaagttatgccttgtctcatttagacgctgcgatgttttttcgggttttcataaaaccgcgataacttgaaaactataaatattttctaaaatctaattggggcacaaaggggcacacattaagagctactcgcgtatgtttattctacaggggcacatgcaatggttttagagatatactattcatcaaaacgttactccagcaggaaatgcaatatctcgaaaatctgaaggggcacagattttatttttgggggcacattttggcacacatataagctatctggccatgtacagtttttctctctccgatcattcgtttagaattttcctgctagaaaaacgttaccccagcaagaatcgttttttcgattttttttcgaaacgacagggggcacacattttttatgtgggcgcacatttacagcagataaggcaccaactatacgttctactcatataactctaggagatactttcttgttggggtaacgcacactcgatgtggccattttaacccctctggtgtaattttcttcaacaaaacctcgatttcacTCAATTAATTTCACTCCTGGTTAAAATTGAGACTACAATTtattctatctactcagcctaggcctcctctctttcacgccatcctttccggtcaagtcaagtGAGCAAGTCTCATTCATTGCTTTCCGTCATACCTCACaatgtatacaatacaatacacatatactttattgcacacaacatacaaaacaaattaacacagatgatgatagatacagtacaatctggccaTCTGGGTATACCTTACAATTTATAACCTGGATTGAAGCTAGCTTGTCTAAGTATTGCTAGATAACTCGAACTTTATCAATCAAACGTCTCGAGCCGTCTTGTGATCGGTAGTCATCAATACGTAAATAAAAAACccattaatttattatcatttccCTAGTAGGTACATATTTGGTACGAGGAAGTGTATAATATCTTATTCTTTAGATATAAAAACACGATGAGCTGGAAATAGTAGgtaggataataggattacgaaagcagtatataaagcgaaggttggtggtagggctggcagagtaagacctaggagaacattgaccaaattggagatgtcctccaatgatgaaaaggttcagtaagatctacgctgaaccggcgtgcgtatatgaaacgattgatgaatgtggaggaagcaagagaagtatgtcaggatcgaagcaaatggaattccatagtctccgcttacccggtgggaaataggctaatgtatgtatgtaggtatagaaaaaatacagttaAAGAAAAGTGCCTAGAAAAAGCGACAGAGAAGCCGCTTGCTGGCTGGATACCTCTCAGAAATGACTGAACGAAATAAAgacatataattatatacttattaaatgttttatctCTCTCTCACTCAGGACGATGTTCAAGGTAAAGACAATGGGAAAAGGATGGGAGATGTCTTTGTCCAAAGCAGTACGATATAAATATAGCATACTGGAAGGATGTAATATTTCTGCGTTCGAGCGTAAACTGTCAAACGTCGATAGTAATCGTTAAGTCCAAGGTATGTTGCTTCAGAAACTGGGTCATCCATTAGCCTCGCCTGTGGCGGTTATATTGACATCAATACCCCGAAAGGCTGTGTAACGCATTTGA
This window encodes:
- the LOC126376152 gene encoding apoptosis-inducing factor 3 — its product is MNCVFNRGSALHKVVSRFIQGPVVVLNKNFKMGSSYSRSYSPNDTQQCKGVSESRTIGTISRMESTSNYIEAVVCNQNDLQDNEMKVFDIGEDGKVLVVKQKGQFNAVGTKCTHYGAPLVNGALGDGRVRCPWHGACFNLKTGDIEDFPGFDSLPCYQVTVTEKGEVKVRAKISDLKSNVRIKEMGVASPSDTSTVVVVGGGPSGATCAETLRSEGFTGRIVVLAKEPYLPYDRIKVSKIGTATDIEKLQARSAEYYHNNNIEILTGVEATKVDTKEKVVCLSNGKKINFTALYLATGSKPRVPDIPNVDLKNIFTVRNFEDSKNILSTLGENNDKDVVVLGLSFIGLEAAASSCAKAKSMTVVGTDTAPLGQIFGSEIGNRLRKLFEEKGVKFHFSTTIKKCIGEKGVIKSVELANGTTLPADMLILGVGTTFYTDFLEDSGIALQPNGAVTVNDKLETNVPHVYAGGDIAYAPVFAAGNKQMSIGHVGLSQYHGRVAALNILKKETVLKTVPFFWTMVFGKSIRYAGCGKPASTQVVGDIEELKFVIFFFDEKDKVIAVASCMRDPVVSQFAELLHQGKTLSKKDLKDDPFAWTQHIN
- the LOC126376162 gene encoding ribosomal protein 63, mitochondrial — encoded protein: MRLSLVLFRRNRMPNGHIFRGKDRLVKKVEPKHLRKMQQELAIEEQNMFYLRFPYLTEAESAGHAKALGKPEKRTEQVLSSKAKLFKEDVTLYERLGHLRVKESWD